In Streptomyces paludis, the genomic stretch CGCCGCAGGCGGTCTCCGCCGCCGCTCGCGCTTCCGCGGGGCAGGCCGGGAACCGGTCCGTGACCGCGCCGTCGTCCCAGGGAGCTTCGCCCAGGTGGTCGCTGCCTTGTTCCGTAGGCCCGATCATGTTCTTCCTGCTTCCCAGTAGAAAATACCCACAGAATGCCCCCGATCGTCGCGTCAGTAATTCTCCAGCGGTCGCGGAGATTGAAGGGGTGGTTGCCCCGAAGTGGCACGCTGATTTACCGCTCACCGTTTGCTTTTGGAGTGTGCCCGCGCACGACAAGCGCACCGTGCGTGTGAACGGCGTTGCGCGGCGCTCCTCCCGGCCTCCTCGCTCCGCACGCGCTCCATCGCGCCCCCTGTCGGAATGTATGACCTCACGAATTCGCCGGGTAGTTATTCGGGTGTCGAAGGCTGGGCTTACGTGCCGCGATCCGGAGCCCCCGGACGTGTGCGGCGCGCTCGCGCATGGGACCACTGGCGAAACGACTCCCAGAGAGCGGCATTCCGTGACACTGAGAGATGGGTATCGATTTCGGCGGGACCCTCTGGAGTTCATCGAGGACTGCGCTCGACGGAGCGAGACCGATGTGTTCCGGCTTCCGTGGGGTGCCTGGTGTGTGCGCGACACCGACCTGGCGCTCAAGGTATTGCGTGATCCGGCCTTCAACAGCGGGTTGTCCGGCTTCTTCGGGGACACGCTGCCCACACGGGCGGCCCAGGCCGGTCTCGGCCGCGCCGTTCGCGAAACGGTCCGTGCCCATGTGCCCACCTACGGCCACGACATGGCCCGGGCGGTGGACGGGATACCCGCCGTCAGCGCATGGCCCATGACCGGTCTCATGCTGGTTCACCGGGCCTCGGCGGATCTTCTTCTGCACCCTGGTGTACCCGCTTCGCTGGGGCTGCTGCTGAGGCGGTTCGTGAGGAGCGGCCTGGTCCGTTCCCCGAGGCTGAGGCACCGGGTACAGGCTGAAGCGCATCGCCTCAGGCTCGTGGAAGCGCTGACCGGACATGTCGCGGAGCGCCGGGCGGAGAGCGTCCGGGCACCTGCCCCAAGGGATGTGCTGGACGCGGTGATCGGCGCGTGCCCCGAAGAGGTCACCGACCGGACAGCGGCGCAGCTGTACATCATGCTGGTCGTCGCAATCGTGGGGCCCTTGGGCTACACGGTGGCGTGGTCGGTGCTGCTCGCCTGCCTGCATCACCGCCCCGGGGCATCGTGGCCGTGGCCCACCGACTGGATCACGCGCGAG encodes the following:
- a CDS encoding cytochrome P450, with amino-acid sequence MRDTDLALKVLRDPAFNSGLSGFFGDTLPTRAAQAGLGRAVRETVRAHVPTYGHDMARAVDGIPAVSAWPMTGLMLVHRASADLLLHPGVPASLGLLLRRFVRSGLVRSPRLRHRVQAEAHRLRLVEALTGHVAERRAESVRAPAPRDVLDAVIGACPEEVTDRTAAQLYIMLVVAIVGPLGYTVAWSVLLACLHHRPGASWPWPTDWITREAARHRPVAWMVGRRVPSPARYGGVDLRPGTTLSVSPYLLHHDQNRWTDAQRFSPERWGEPAQHGPYLPFSAGPFSCAGAAVAQTLVTATVTALTAGARLSVRGRDIRTVVTDASIPGPFELQRAPAH